In Pseudomonas sp. GCEP-101, one DNA window encodes the following:
- a CDS encoding mechanosensitive ion channel family protein — MPALLTTHPLFAAPVLLLIDLLLWRLVGAAHPHWRLAVRLLGFLLFSLLLFNAGMNPLRAAPWPDDLPSHMVATAVQIIWWLFAARCLTVVLGFLLVQRIGHGGRLLQDVVGALIFLVAIIAAAGYVLELPVKGLLATSGVVAIVLGLALQSTLSDVFSGIVLNTTKPYQLDDWISIDGIEGKVTEIDWRSTYLQTSQGTLAVVPNSLAAKAKVLNLSRPANLYGVSVSLTVSPHIRPRKVIEALEHALGGCRALLANPAPAVSVRKSAPDGVEYEMSGFVAAMGEKREVRNQLFDLAYRHLQAAGINLLAEADAPMRESTSRARALLVRSGLFDALRDEERDELATRMQRRPFRRGEVLLAPGDISDRLLIIDSGVVSVTLPHDGQPIEAGRMGPGEVFGEAGVLTGTAWQAQFTAISDGAAYYIDKQTLAPCMEARQEIADAMGRLLDFRQKASAALLVEQPTVVQQRGLMAWLKQHAGRRYKA; from the coding sequence ATGCCCGCCCTGCTCACTACCCACCCGCTGTTCGCCGCCCCCGTCCTGCTGCTGATCGACCTGCTGCTCTGGCGGCTGGTCGGTGCGGCCCACCCGCACTGGCGCCTGGCCGTGCGCCTGCTCGGCTTCCTGCTGTTCAGCCTGCTGCTGTTCAACGCCGGGATGAACCCGCTGCGCGCCGCGCCCTGGCCGGACGACCTGCCCAGCCACATGGTCGCCACCGCCGTGCAGATCATCTGGTGGCTGTTCGCCGCACGCTGCCTGACGGTGGTGCTGGGCTTCCTGCTGGTGCAGCGCATCGGCCATGGCGGCCGGCTGCTGCAGGACGTGGTCGGCGCGCTGATCTTCCTGGTCGCCATCATCGCCGCCGCCGGCTACGTGCTGGAGCTGCCGGTGAAGGGCCTGCTGGCCACCTCCGGGGTGGTCGCCATCGTCCTCGGCCTGGCGCTGCAGAGCACGCTGAGCGACGTGTTTTCCGGCATCGTGCTGAACACCACCAAGCCGTACCAGCTCGACGACTGGATTTCCATCGACGGCATCGAGGGCAAGGTCACCGAGATCGACTGGCGCTCGACCTACCTGCAAACCTCCCAGGGCACCCTGGCCGTGGTGCCCAACTCGCTGGCGGCCAAGGCCAAGGTGCTCAACCTGAGCCGCCCGGCGAACCTCTACGGCGTCAGCGTGAGCCTGACGGTCAGCCCGCATATCCGCCCGCGCAAGGTGATCGAGGCGCTGGAACACGCCCTCGGCGGCTGCCGCGCCCTGCTGGCCAACCCGGCGCCGGCGGTCAGCGTGCGCAAGTCCGCGCCCGACGGGGTGGAATACGAAATGAGCGGCTTCGTCGCCGCCATGGGCGAGAAGCGCGAGGTGCGCAACCAGTTGTTCGACCTGGCCTACCGCCACCTGCAGGCCGCCGGCATCAACCTGCTGGCCGAGGCCGACGCGCCGATGCGCGAGAGCACCTCGCGGGCGCGGGCGCTGCTGGTGCGCTCCGGGCTGTTCGATGCCCTGCGCGATGAAGAACGCGACGAACTGGCGACGCGCATGCAGCGGCGCCCCTTCCGGCGCGGCGAGGTGCTGCTGGCGCCGGGGGATATCAGCGACCGCCTGCTGATCATCGACTCCGGCGTGGTCAGCGTCACCCTGCCCCACGATGGCCAGCCCATCGAGGCCGGGCGCATGGGGCCGGGGGAAGTCTTCGGCGAGGCCGGCGTGCTCACCGGCACCGCCTGGCAGGCGCAGTTCACCGCCATCAGCGACGGTGCCGCGTACTACATCGACAAGCAGACCCTGGCGCCGTGCATGGAAGCGCGCCAGGAAATCGCCGACGCCATGGGCCGCCTGCTGGACTTCCGGCAGAAGGCCAGCGCCGCCCTGCTGGTGGAACAACCCACCGTGGTGCAGCAGCGCGGGCTGATGGCCTGGCTCAAGCAACACGCCGGGCGCCGCTACAAGGCCTGA
- a CDS encoding SH3 domain-containing protein, giving the protein MHYEVIQRHRSEYPAPITFAKGAPLFIGERYEGAQGWEDWYFCSTPGQRDGWVPAQVFNMTAPGAGVAMEDYTARELDVEVGERLEGGRELGGWLWCVRAGGEAGWVPLECLQEVSA; this is encoded by the coding sequence ATGCACTACGAAGTGATTCAGCGCCACCGTAGCGAGTACCCCGCGCCCATCACCTTCGCCAAGGGCGCGCCGTTGTTCATCGGCGAGCGCTACGAAGGCGCGCAGGGCTGGGAGGACTGGTACTTCTGCTCCACGCCCGGCCAGCGCGACGGCTGGGTGCCGGCGCAGGTGTTCAACATGACCGCGCCGGGCGCCGGGGTGGCGATGGAGGACTACACCGCCCGCGAACTCGACGTGGAAGTCGGCGAGCGGCTCGAAGGCGGCCGCGAGCTGGGCGGCTGGCTCTGGTGCGTCCGCGCCGGCGGCGAAGCCGGCTGGGTGCCGCTGGAGTGCCTGCAGGAAGTCAGCGCCTGA
- a CDS encoding response regulator transcription factor, giving the protein MEAAVVYVVDDDQRMLDSTVWLLESVGLKARPFTSGREFLDAGPNAAHACVLLDVRMPGLGGLAVQEEMRRRGIELPVIFVSGHADVPIVIRAFKAGAVDFIEKPYNEQLLLDSVQQALSSRERQHASRSGQGELAQRLAALTPRERDVFLPLVRGYTSREVAEQLNISVKTVDLYRARVMKRMQAGTLPDLVGMAIAAGLVDPLQLRPV; this is encoded by the coding sequence ATGGAAGCGGCGGTGGTGTATGTGGTGGACGATGACCAGCGGATGCTCGACTCCACGGTCTGGCTGCTGGAGTCGGTGGGCCTGAAGGCGCGGCCGTTCACCAGCGGTCGTGAGTTCCTCGACGCCGGCCCGAACGCCGCCCACGCCTGCGTGCTGCTGGACGTGCGCATGCCCGGCCTGGGCGGGCTGGCGGTGCAGGAGGAAATGCGCAGGCGCGGCATCGAACTGCCGGTGATCTTCGTCAGCGGCCACGCCGACGTGCCCATCGTGATCCGCGCCTTCAAGGCAGGCGCCGTGGATTTCATCGAGAAGCCCTACAACGAGCAACTGCTGCTGGACAGCGTGCAGCAGGCGCTCAGCTCCCGCGAGCGCCAGCACGCGTCGCGCTCCGGCCAGGGCGAGCTTGCGCAGCGCCTGGCCGCGCTGACCCCCCGCGAGCGCGACGTGTTCCTGCCGCTGGTGCGCGGCTACACCAGCCGCGAAGTCGCCGAGCAGTTGAACATCAGCGTGAAGACCGTCGACCTGTACCGCGCGCGGGTGATGAAACGCATGCAGGCCGGCACGCTGCCGGACTTGGTGGGCATGGCCATTGCGGCGGGGTTGGTCGACCCGTTGCAGCTGCGCCCGGTGTGA
- a CDS encoding PAS domain-containing sensor histidine kinase gives MTELNTLVRLVREQAPVAVQAEALQRLCLERETVERALYLQWQPRSQSFEALAGGSRLPPGSGDPLQANDLALLEHLGERARVPLQELLAVPSWLGGRLRRAGWSQGLALVLPLQAGRQGMLLVQGTGADAEQWLAWIAELLGDVLALAHQARRTAPLLSADPQPALVLDEAAVQVDGNQALRQLLAEFPACQVYDLLPSNYAHLLRTCLEQGRAVHEVSGERDARQFLWSFVPMPAERQVLVHGREVTAQRREQREAARASRLYRQIIENTTDLISRRTLDGRLLDVSPASWTLLGYWPEELRGRELLPLLHEQDRQRVAERTRDALVQDGYVTLTYRLRHRDGHYLWFETASRAIRETYTGHVMEVVSVSRDITARVRAEEGLRRLAEVVEANTDLVLFVDPGGRVTYLNPSARRALGLDGETLPASVAQVLDDGLLEKLEGEGWEAARREGVWSAEGRLRGRTAAPLSLVLLAHRAAGGERYYSLVARDMTERELRENQQRRHQDELAHTARLVTLGELASGIAHEMNQPLAAVMNYASASQRYLKTLDRQPDAAQRVAQGLAQIVEHTTHASEVIRRLRAFLRKGQRRMQALDLNQVARTALGLCAWEAASAEVAIGEAFADNLAPVYADRVLLEQVFLNLLRNAIEANRERHAGAPSTVRIGSRRAADGQLCVWVEDEGPGASGTALEQMFTPFFTSKPEGLGLGLSMSRGIVEGFGGTLDAMAAATGGLRLECRLPARKIEQ, from the coding sequence ATGACCGAATTGAACACCCTGGTGCGCCTGGTGCGCGAACAGGCGCCCGTTGCCGTGCAGGCCGAAGCCCTGCAGCGCCTCTGCCTGGAGCGCGAGACCGTGGAGCGCGCGCTGTACCTGCAATGGCAGCCGCGCAGCCAGAGCTTCGAAGCGCTGGCGGGCGGCTCGCGCCTGCCGCCGGGCAGTGGCGATCCGTTGCAGGCCAACGACCTGGCGCTGCTGGAACACCTGGGCGAGCGCGCCCGGGTGCCGCTCCAGGAGTTGCTCGCCGTGCCCAGCTGGCTCGGCGGTCGTCTGCGCCGCGCCGGCTGGAGCCAGGGGCTGGCGCTGGTCCTGCCGTTGCAGGCCGGGCGGCAGGGGATGTTGCTGGTGCAAGGCACTGGCGCTGACGCCGAGCAGTGGCTGGCGTGGATCGCCGAGCTGCTGGGCGACGTGCTCGCCCTGGCTCATCAGGCCCGGCGCACCGCGCCGCTGCTCAGCGCCGACCCGCAGCCGGCGCTGGTGCTGGATGAGGCAGCCGTGCAGGTGGACGGCAACCAGGCCCTGCGCCAGTTGCTCGCCGAGTTCCCCGCATGCCAGGTGTACGACCTGTTGCCCAGCAACTACGCGCACCTGCTGCGCACCTGCCTGGAGCAGGGGCGCGCGGTGCACGAGGTGAGCGGCGAGCGCGACGCCCGCCAGTTCCTCTGGAGCTTCGTGCCGATGCCCGCCGAGCGCCAGGTGCTGGTCCATGGCCGCGAGGTCACCGCGCAGCGGCGCGAACAGCGTGAAGCGGCCCGTGCCAGCCGGCTGTACCGGCAGATCATCGAAAACACCACCGACCTGATTTCCCGGCGCACCCTCGACGGTCGCCTGCTGGACGTCTCGCCGGCGTCCTGGACGCTGCTCGGTTACTGGCCCGAAGAACTGCGCGGCAGGGAGCTGCTGCCGCTGCTGCACGAGCAGGATCGCCAGCGCGTGGCCGAGCGCACCCGCGACGCGCTGGTGCAGGACGGCTACGTGACCCTGACCTACCGCCTGCGCCACCGCGACGGCCATTACCTCTGGTTCGAAACCGCCAGCCGCGCCATCCGCGAGACCTACACCGGGCATGTGATGGAGGTGGTCAGCGTGTCCCGCGACATCACTGCCCGGGTGCGCGCCGAGGAAGGCCTGCGGCGCCTGGCCGAGGTGGTGGAGGCCAATACCGATCTGGTGCTGTTCGTCGATCCCGGTGGCCGCGTCACCTATCTCAACCCTTCGGCGCGGCGCGCGCTTGGCCTGGACGGCGAGACGCTGCCGGCATCGGTCGCCCAGGTACTGGACGACGGCCTGCTGGAGAAGCTGGAAGGCGAAGGCTGGGAAGCGGCCCGCCGCGAGGGCGTGTGGAGCGCCGAGGGGCGCCTGCGCGGACGCACCGCTGCGCCGCTGTCGCTGGTCCTGCTGGCGCACCGCGCGGCCGGCGGCGAGCGCTATTACTCGCTGGTGGCCCGCGACATGACCGAGCGCGAATTGCGCGAGAACCAGCAGCGCCGCCACCAGGACGAACTGGCGCACACCGCGCGCCTGGTGACCCTGGGCGAACTGGCCTCGGGCATCGCCCACGAGATGAACCAGCCGCTGGCAGCGGTGATGAACTACGCCAGCGCCAGCCAGCGTTACCTGAAGACCCTGGACCGCCAGCCGGACGCCGCGCAGCGCGTGGCCCAGGGGCTGGCGCAGATCGTCGAGCACACCACCCACGCCTCCGAGGTGATCCGCCGCCTGCGCGCGTTCCTGCGCAAGGGCCAGCGACGCATGCAGGCGCTCGATCTCAACCAGGTGGCCCGCACGGCGCTGGGCCTGTGTGCCTGGGAAGCCGCCAGTGCAGAGGTGGCGATCGGCGAGGCGTTCGCCGACAATCTCGCGCCCGTCTACGCCGACCGGGTGCTGCTGGAGCAGGTATTCCTCAACCTGCTGCGCAACGCCATCGAGGCCAACCGCGAACGCCATGCGGGCGCGCCGTCCACCGTGCGTATCGGCAGCCGCCGCGCCGCCGACGGCCAGCTGTGCGTCTGGGTGGAGGACGAAGGGCCGGGGGCGAGCGGCACGGCGCTGGAGCAGATGTTCACGCCGTTCTTCACCAGCAAGCCGGAGGGCCTGGGGCTTGGGCTGTCCATGAGCCGCGGCATCGTCGAAGGCTTTGGCGGCACGCTGGACGCCATGGCCGCGGCCACGGGCGGCCTGCGCCTGGAATGCCGGCTGCCGGCACGGAAAATCGAACAATGA
- a CDS encoding acyl-CoA synthetase — MSIFEHGLPRAAVNHIALSPLSFIERTAQVYPERTAIIHGSLRRTWKETYQRCRRLASALAARGIGHGDTVAVMLPNTPQMIEAHFGVPMIGAVLNTLNVRLDAEAIAFMLQHGEAKALITDREFHEVIHAALGMLGRPLLVIDVDDPEYGEGEAVSPLDYEALLAEGDPEFAWQWPRDEWDAISLNYTSGTTGNPKGVVYHHRGAYLNALGNQMTWSMGQHPVYLWTLPMFHCNGWCYPWTVTALGGTHVCLRRVDPQKILTLIREHQVSHLCGAPIVLNALINMPDSAKAAIDHPVHAMVAGAAPPAKVIGAVEEMGIKVTHVYGLTEVYGPVTVCAWHEEWDALTLDERARIKSRQGVRYPTLEGVMVADPKTLEPVPRDGLTIGEIFMRGNTVMKGYLKNPTATEEAFAGGWFHTGDLAVWHPDGYVEIRDRLKDIIISGGENISTIEVEGVLYRHPAVLEAAVVARADERWGETPCAFITLKTEHAAVEAQDIIAFCREHLAGFKVPRTVVFTELPKTSTGKIQKFVLRARANAL; from the coding sequence ATGTCGATCTTCGAACATGGCTTGCCGCGCGCGGCCGTCAACCACATCGCGCTGTCGCCGCTGAGCTTCATCGAACGCACCGCCCAGGTGTACCCCGAGCGCACCGCGATCATCCACGGCAGCCTGCGCCGCACCTGGAAGGAAACCTACCAGCGCTGCCGCCGCCTGGCCTCCGCCCTCGCCGCGCGCGGCATCGGCCACGGCGACACGGTGGCGGTGATGCTGCCCAACACTCCGCAGATGATCGAGGCGCACTTCGGCGTACCGATGATTGGCGCGGTGCTCAATACCCTCAACGTGCGCCTGGATGCCGAAGCCATCGCCTTCATGCTGCAGCACGGCGAGGCCAAGGCGCTGATCACCGATCGCGAGTTCCACGAAGTCATCCATGCGGCCCTCGGCATGCTCGGCCGGCCGCTGCTGGTGATCGACGTGGACGACCCCGAGTACGGCGAGGGCGAGGCGGTCAGCCCCCTGGACTACGAGGCCCTGCTCGCCGAGGGCGACCCGGAATTCGCCTGGCAGTGGCCCCGCGACGAGTGGGACGCCATCTCCCTCAACTACACCTCCGGCACCACCGGCAACCCCAAGGGCGTGGTCTACCACCACCGCGGCGCCTACCTGAACGCCCTGGGCAACCAGATGACCTGGTCCATGGGCCAGCACCCGGTGTACCTGTGGACCCTGCCGATGTTCCACTGCAACGGCTGGTGCTACCCCTGGACCGTCACCGCGCTGGGCGGCACCCACGTGTGCCTGCGGCGGGTCGACCCGCAGAAGATCCTCACGCTGATCCGCGAGCACCAGGTCAGCCATCTGTGCGGCGCGCCCATCGTGCTCAACGCGCTGATCAACATGCCCGACTCCGCCAAGGCCGCCATCGACCACCCGGTGCACGCCATGGTCGCCGGTGCCGCGCCGCCGGCCAAGGTCATCGGCGCGGTGGAAGAAATGGGCATCAAGGTCACCCACGTCTACGGCCTCACCGAGGTCTACGGGCCGGTCACCGTGTGCGCCTGGCATGAGGAATGGGATGCGCTGACGCTGGACGAACGCGCCCGCATCAAATCCCGCCAGGGCGTGCGTTACCCGACCCTGGAAGGCGTGATGGTCGCCGACCCGAAGACCCTGGAACCGGTGCCGCGCGACGGCCTGACCATCGGCGAGATCTTCATGCGCGGCAACACCGTGATGAAGGGTTACCTGAAGAACCCCACCGCCACCGAGGAAGCCTTCGCCGGCGGCTGGTTCCACACCGGCGACCTGGCGGTCTGGCACCCGGACGGCTACGTGGAAATCCGCGACCGGCTCAAGGACATCATCATCTCCGGCGGCGAGAACATCTCCACCATCGAGGTCGAAGGCGTGCTCTACCGCCACCCGGCCGTGCTCGAGGCCGCCGTGGTGGCGCGCGCGGACGAGCGCTGGGGCGAGACGCCCTGCGCCTTCATTACCCTGAAGACCGAGCACGCGGCCGTCGAGGCGCAGGACATCATCGCCTTCTGCCGCGAACACCTGGCCGGGTTCAAGGTGCCGCGCACCGTGGTGTTCACCGAGCTGCCCAAGACCTCCACCGGGAAGATCCAGAAGTTCGTCCTGCGCGCCCGAGCCAACGCCCTCTGA